TTTCTGATGTTACCTTCAAAACACCAGGTCTGCACAGTTGACATTCCTTCTAAAGCTGTTGAAGATACACAAACCCACTAATTCTTACACAAAATATCAAAAATAGGTTTCACAAAATTAAGTCATTAAGTCAAAGAACTCTGCTTCATGGAACAACTTGGTAAGAACTGGCTATCTTTCCTATACCTTACCACTTCTCCCTTTCCTGGAAGTTCAGCTTCCGCTTGAACTCCTGGCTTCTCCTCTTGAGCTTCCAGCATGTCTTCTACCACACTCTGCTCAACAATTCCcctaaagaaacacaaaaacaaacaaacaaaataaaaagggaaaataaaaaaactgtatttaagTCACACAGTTCAAATTCTATATTGCCAGATGAATTGAACAAAGGTAGCTCCTTTGAAAGATTCTACTGCCACAGCACTGGAAGCTTGACAGAGGGTGGGGATGTAAATTTACTGTCTCGCCTGCTGAGACCTTATGTGACAGAGCTCTCTCTCCATCAGAAGCAGTGTTATCTAGGAAGCAGAAAGTCACAGAAGCATCACTTATTTCTATCCTCGTAACACTGTTCTCTTATTTCCATTTGTTAGGCtcattacttttttaaaataagatagGTTTTTTGTTTAAGTAAGAACAGAATTACAAGCAGTCTGCTCTTCTTTCCGAGGCAATGCTTTGATTATTGGTGTGAACTTCATTAGAGAAGTCCAATGCTCCACTTGTGCTATCAGCAGTAAGTAAACTTGTCACCTTGGTAAACAGTAACTGACCATGTTACACAGGGAGCAAGAAGGCAAACGTTTCTGTCAAATGAACAATTTGTGCCAGTCTAGTTCTGGCAAGTACCTGACTGTCTATAGTAACATCGACATTTTAATAACTAGACTTTCTAGGAAAGGTAACAACACATTCCATTCTCAAATAATTTGTGTGGTGccaaaaaaaatgcagcttcagagacaggtatttttatttgagaaagcATTTAGATACCAAGAACATGCAGGGAAGAAATAGCACCTTAAGAGTTCAAGGTGAACTTAGAGCAGAGAACAAAACTGCCTGGTCCTTTCCCATGCTGCACCATGTGCAACACTGCTGCCTACTtccctgttttatttaaagacagTTGCAGTCACCTGATTGTCCACACTTTAATCCCGGAGGAGTGGGGAAAGCACCACTTGAACAATGCTCTTCCCATCTAAGCCTGCTCCCTTCCATTCTCAAAGATTTAAGAACACCTTTTGCCTAGAGCTAGTCATCTCAGAAGTTTCCCCAATTAAGATCTTTGCAGTTGTAACATAATTGTGTTAAAGATTACAACAGACAAGCAGCATTGGAGGGTGGCAGTCAAGGAAGTAGGAACGGACTAGTTTGAGATACTATCTAACTTTCCTCACATGGATTTAAGGTGCTTCTGCATTCAGCTACAGATTTACTTACAGATTTTTGGGTTCTTTCTCAAGAGTTTCACAGGTACTGGGACCATTATCCTGCTCCACCAGAAGAGGCTGCCCTCTCAGTGAGGCACTATCCTGTTCCTCTGGCAGGTGAGCTTTCTGAGAGCTGGGTTTAGAACACTCGGGTGAGGTGGAAATTTTAGAGCCTCCTCCAAACGGATTGAAGTTTGGATCATCAAGTTTGTCCCAGTCAAACTTATAAGATGCTTTAGGAAGAGGGATTTCATCTTCCacattacttttattttgcacttcagtattctctggttttgttttggtaatAGGAATTTTTTTGGAAGGTGGTTTAATTCCAGTTCTTTTACCTAATTTCTTAGGAGGTGGTTTTCTAGCAGTGGTATTATCAAAGTCAAATTCCAGTTTTACTGGTCCAGCCTTGGTGACATCaggcttttctgcagctttcccttTGGAGACACCCAGTTCTTCATCAGGCTTTGACTCTTCTGCAGAGGCTTTTTCTGCTACTGAAACTTTCTGAAGCTTTGATTCCCCAGTTTTAAAAGAGTTAGTTACATCAGAACTACCAGGACCTAAGTTGCCAGGTGACTGTACAGGAGGTGTAGGTGCCTCTGCTAATGCCACTGAATTATCAGTTTGGCTTGCATCTGCGGAAGCAGACTTCACACCCTGCTCAGAGTCACCAATCGCTTGCTCAGGGGACAGTTTGGATTTGTTAGACTCCAGCTCGCTCAGTGCAGATTCCTTTTCAGAGATGAGAGTCTTCTCTTCACTTAAGCACTCTGTACTTGCTGTGGTTgaagcagaaggagctgcatCATCCCGCAGAAGAGAATCATTACTTTCCTCAATAGTTTTCTCAGGGCTGCTGGATACTTTTACGGAAGACTTCTGCAGATTTCCAGGAGAATGAGGCAACTGTACTGAACTTTGAAAAGGATTGATGTCATTTAAGTTATCAAAATCAATATTGTAGGAACCTCGACTCTTCACTGGCATCTCATCATCTGGGTAAGGAGCCACACTGACCTTCTCTGGCATTTGTATCCGGTTTGTTTCAGCTTCAGTCTTTTGTTGACAtgtgctgcatttaaaaaaaatgaagaaagattaCATGTGCCACAGTTACTTTGCAGGCATGGTTTGAAATTATCTTTAGAAACACTTGCACAAGTAGCTTTGCATGCTCagagcaatattttttttttttttttgcagtaagACAGCTGACAGCAAAATGTAACAGCAAGAATTCACTTTTCACCTAAACAGTCAAGATTTATGAGCTCTGGTACACACAAAGCATAGGGAGATCAACCTTTGAAGTTAGTCAGTGTTCTTAAGCCTCCTGTTCTACACCTTGCTACCTTATGCCAGTCATCCCTGGAGACTGCTCTACTCACCACAGCATTTGGACATTGCCCTTTCACTAGGCAGTGAAACACAGATTGCTTAGGAGTTATtgacaggcagcagctcaaACACAAGCACAACTTGTGGTACCATCTTCATGCAGATTCATCTGAGTCACAACAGACTCCAATCTGGGACAAAATCAAGCCATGATTCAGGCTCTCCCACACTAGTCATTACTTTGTCTCGTCATTCCGGCAAATACTTTCCCCCCTGAAAGTATGCACTAGCATCTGTCTTACGGGGTTCTATCCCATATACCAAAACAGAACCTGGACTTCAGGCATTCTAAATTCTGTACAACAGCAGATCTGAAGAGCCAAGTGATATACAAGAAAATACTTCTCAAGTAAGAGAAAGATAAGATTTTCTAGCAAAAGAAACAAGTTAAAGAGTTTGTGTACCCACTATTCTGAATATTCTACAAGTTATAGCTCTCCACTTTATTTCCCCAAACTCTACACAACTTCTGAAAGCTTAGCCTCAGACTACAGAGAGTTAAGCCATTACTTCCTGAAACAGGATTTCCTCCCATTGTTTTGTCCCTCCataaagttattatttttatgtgccATCCTTatctgctgcagaacagaacaTGATTAAAAGCCACTCACTAAAAACTCCTCTTTGATAAACTCGAAAGCAGAGGTGGGAGATAAGAGCTGAAGAAGTCCTTCTCACCCGGTTTGAGCGCCTCTTCCCGGCAATAGCTCAGCCCCAGGCTGCGACTACTCAGGTCCCTCCCACTCTCCTTCCGCGTTTAACCTAATAAATGCCAGTCAGGAGCAAGACACCTGCTTGGAACGGTCAATCACTTGCGAGCAGTCAAAAGTGACCCCGTTCAGCTACGCGGAGCCCTTTCACTTTTTTGCTACAAACAAATCCTCACATTTTAAAACTAGAGAGGACATGTTCAGTACAAGCAGTGCATTGATACAATTATGCCCTAACTAGAACAATTCGGTGCTGATCCTTTAAAGTCACTTGAACTTTCTAAGTACTAAATCTTTGTTTATTTGTGCAAGCAATGAATTTGGGGCATAAATACCATTACATTATTCAATTGTGGTGTTTTAGTTTAGAAATAGCTTTCTGAACCAGACTGTACATGGAAATAAACAGTTCAAGCAAATTTACACACTTAAAGAATATTTAAGTGTTGccaccttttttcctttctcctctttccaaCAAGACAATAGGGATCAAATAAAAGTATTGGgtacttaaaaaacaaacaaaagtatttGCTTGCAGAAGGCAAAACTAAGACCTGCAACTTCTTGCTAGTGGGAATTACAGGTGTCAGATGTTTATGCTACTTTAAAAGGGGGCTAATAAAAGTcagtaataaaaatttttattttttgttgtcaCAACACCCCCAAATTGAAACATTAAAGACTTTATGCTCTTCTCCAAACAGCTACCATGAGCCAGTTTGAGACTCAAGCTGCTAGACTATAAAGGCATATAAACTTGTTTACACTTGTGACTGATGTTACATTCACTTTGTGTTGCTAGattaaagaaaatcttaaaactCCCTGACTCAAGGTGTCATTTCAAGCTAATCCTTCAGAAGATTTATCTGTTTATACTCCTCAAGATAACAGTACTTAACATACAAGATAAGATATTTTAAGGCTTAGCTTCAGCATAGTTGTATTCTTACGTGAAAACCCTACATCAGGTAGGGAATACGAAATTGTTTCTTACAGTATCTCTTCTCAAGCTATTTATTCATACCATAAGTCACCTCAATGAAACTAATTACAGAGGAGTTAGAAATAAAGTTCTATAATTAATATTACGATCAAATTAactcattattttaaagaaaattttatctttgaaaaaagTTTATGTATCAGTTAGTATTAATTTTGGTCCTCTTGTACAGTTTACATCTTGTGATAGaatagaaaattatattttagagGTTTAAAATAGGGAAAGTTAACTTGAGCATGTCCCACATGGGTAACACAGTTAGCAGTGGATTCACTACTTACTCAGCATCAGAGGGTACATACAAAACATCATCTGCCACGTCTTCACGGCAACCATCAAGTGCAAAAGCAGTCTGAAGTTTGTCTGTCATAGCAGGACTCAGGATTTTTCGAGTGTGAGGATCTCTTTGAGGAGTTTGAAAGGTTACCTTTAAGAAAGGcgtggggggaaagaaaaaggaaaaacatgagCACAATATCTTTCAAGCACCAAATACCACATGCATTCAGTAGCAGAGAtctcagaagaagaaagagtaaaaataatacaaaaccAAAGGTTTACCTTCATTGCTTTTCCCACACTTTTTGGTGGcaagttttctttctgggaCACGCGAAGAATGGAAGGTCTCCCTGTAGGCTCCGGCAGCGCAAAGAAAAAGCCAGCGTCTTCTGCTGTTAAATCATCCTTAATGCTTCCtccattttctccattttctgcatttaaaatctgCAGACTCATTCTAGAACATCAACACACACAGCAGCGCAGCATGAATGAGAGGGTGTGGTCAGCCAGATGCACTTTGAGATAATGGAAGAAGTTGGCAGCCTGGCACTGACTAGCCAAGATTAACAGCTTCAAAGGGAAAGCTGGAAGCATGGAAAGTCTTCATACAGACAGGTCTATCTCAGAAGACTCTGAAATATctaaaagcagcacagcccagcccctctACTTTTGGTAGGGGCTTGAGAAGCTAATCGTTGATATTATGCCTTCCACAGCTCACATTATGGCCTTACTAATTAAGTTGCCCGTCCTTTAAAGGGAGCTCTGTCACCTGCAATGTTTCCTCATTCCCAACCCCTTCAGCCAGTGATGTACAGCCATGTCTCTTGTAACAGGGCATCCAGCTAAGCAACACAACTGCTTCTGCAATGGACAGGTGAGACACATGACAATGATCTCTCTGCTTTATTCACATGGTCTCATCACTGCATTGTACACcagcaaacagcagaaacaaattTGGTTGGTTAGGGTGTGTTTGGGATCAGTCCTGGATCAAATTAGCTTTTTCCTGCACTGTCTGAGCCTATGTTGCTCCTGTAAAGCACATAAGATTCAGGAATTCTTTGCAGCATAGACATTATTGGTATGCAAATCTGGGAAAAATTGTCACTAGAAAGGTATTTCTCAAATACTGTTCTTACACTGGACATGCACAAGCTTTAGTAGATTGTTATATGCTGATCTAATTTTACTAGTGTGAAGGACTTGAAACTAAAGCCTGGGCTACAACTAAGattaagaatgaaaataaattagaaatagagaaaaagcaCACATAAAATACACCAGACAAGGCACCACGCTATATGTAGTTGAACTCTGCCTACTTTTTATTCCCATTGGAGCCTCTGCTGTTCTTAAAGGTCTAACAGTAACATTCAGTGATGCCAtggctattttttctttaagaaacagACAAGGTATGGCAAGGAGGATCTAAGCATAACCACTGTCTATGAACCTGTCATGACACCTGAGAAGTACAGTTAATTATCTGGAAACCTGCTATCAAAGTGATTTATTTCATAAGAGCTGATGTATTATCTTGTATCACCTATGCAAGATAACCGGTATCAAATGGAAGAGACATTAGCTTTCTGCAATGTGTAACCATTCTAAGCGATCTCAAATGCTTGATGTGCCCAAACACTTAATCCTTAGCCTGTTTTTCCATCATGTATTCGAGATTAATCTAGAAATCAGCTGAAATCCAGAAAATCAGCTGAGAAAGACTACAAATTATTGTTTTCAGTGTCATAAAGAGGTAACAAGAACACTTGGAAAATTTTAAGTCCTGTTTTCAATCTCCTTGCCCTTATGCATTTAAATTTCTAAGATGCAGCCTCCAAACATTTCTCCACTCCTACATTAATCCTTATGGGAAAATTTGCTTCCTACTCTCCACAGaactcagctgctttttctgcaagCCTGACAACAGCACTTTTAATCAGCAGTGGAATGCAAACAATGGCTATGGAAGCAATGGCATGCAAAGCACGCCTGTATTAGCTATTTCTTCATTCCTTCTGTATTCATCACATTAATGCTTTAGCTCGGGTTATTTTATGTATAAAGTATTTCTACATTAATCACTTGTAGAACTTGAAGTGAACTTCATTGCTTTCCTTTATTCCAAACTAAAATTGAGACAACAGATGAATTGAATCTttacaaactgtattttttactgtaattacTTTAGAAATAAGCCTAGGACATGATAAAGTTGTCAACACCTTCTAAAACAAGCTCCATAAGCACAGGAGGTTTGTTTGGAGactttttcagctttgtctTTGAGCTACTTGTGCACCATTGCTAAACCAAATCCAAACCAAGCTGACAACATATACATATAACACTTTAGATATTAAATCTAATAATCAAGTTTTTTCTAGGATTAAAATACTAAAAGTAactcagcatttattttaaaaatttgcagtCGAGATTTGATCTAACATTCCACAAGTTCATTAGCTAGTGGCTGTGATAAAGTGAAATTCATATCTTTGTTTCAAGTGGTTGGCATCCAAGGCACACAAGTATTATGAAAGGCAGCAAGTTTTCCCACTATAGCAAAACAAagctcaaggccaggctggatggggcttggagcaacctggtctattGTAAGGTGTCCACATCCCTGGGATGTGgacattcaaaatgaaaaatgctcatttcaaaaatgaaaatgctccTTGTTTTTGAAGAATATTTATGTGGGCACATGCAGGAACCTGCCATTCTACAgttaagaatgaaaataaattcaatgaCATCAGATAATTAATCCTCAGTTACCTATAACTTGTAAAGTGCTTCAGGTAACCTGTTGTTTAACAAATACTGGGACACAATATCCAAAACACCGACGTAATCTCAAATGCCTGAAAAGCCACTGAACATGCAGGGCAGAGATGGCATTTTTCTACTTAATTATCCTTCTGAACTCTTGAGCAGCCAAGATGCAGATCACTCACTCATGGCAAAGTAAATTGGTATGTGCTCTGAATACTTTCATACAAACTGACACATAGCTGACTgcaatatatacatatacatatatatatatatatatatataagcatTTTAATGCTAACATCTCACTTCAGAACAAAAACACTCGCCTGGTAAGCAACTCTCTCATAATCACCTTCTCCAGACTGCAAGGGAGGAGCAGCAAGGCCAGGGAGGGCGTCGCAGGAGCTCCGTCCGTGCCCACCATTGTAGCGAGATGCGTTTTAAGtcaaacccaaacccaaccctGCCTCAGTCCCTCTTTATTCCTGACTCACCCCAGGTCCCCCATCAACCCCGTATCATCCTCAAAACACAGAGATGCTCCCAAGATCCTCACCTCATCCCCGAATTCAGTGGGAGTGGCACTTGAGCTCCACCACGCCCTCCTGCCATTGCCCCCGAGCTCCTGCCTTCTCTCCATCCTCAATCTGACTGAAACGACCCCCAAATGTCTTAATCTGAAGCTCACAGAAGTGCCCCTGACATCCCTAGACAAGAAAGTGCCCCCGGTCCCACAGCACCCCAAGCAGGAATCTCACAAAGGGGTCTTTGAAAGTCCCCCCAAGCACCACACCACCCCAAGCTTACAGAGGGGCCCTCAAGCCACCCCCCTCAGTCCCATACCACCCTACCTCACACAGAGGTTTCCGAGCTCCCTACGGACTCCCCCACCAAACTCAAACCATCTCCAGCTCAGAGGAGTCACTAagcctccccagctccatcccccccaccccccaaaactCACAGAGCGGCCCCAGAGTTCCCCTACCCGAGGACTCCAGGGTCACAGAAAGATCTCCAAGCCCCTCCCAACGCCAAGCTCCCAAAGGGGTCCCTAAGCCCACCCCCACAGCACCCCAAATTCACAGAGTGGTCCCCGAGCCCCCCAATCTCACAAAGAGGTCCCTGAATaggctctcccagccccacactgcCTCAACCTTACAGAGGGATCCCCAAATCCCCCAATCTCACAAAGGGATACCTAAACACTTCCTCCAGCCCCACACCACGTCACAGCGTGCTCCTTAAGCCCCCCGTACCTGCCAGCAGTTCCCGGGACGAGTCCTCAGGGCGCTCGGCTGAGGCAGCGCGCGCTACACCCACCGCCGGCCGCAACCTCTCCGCCGCCGCCACACGATTTCAAACCCAACGGACGCCCCGGCTCACCAATGAGGGAACGGCGTTCGGGGCGCGCCCGCCAATCAGAACAGCGCCCTGCGGGAGGGGGGCGGGGACAGCGCCGCGCGTGACCGTTGCACCCTTTCCCCCCGGAGTGCGCCCCCGCGCGCGGCAGAGCGGGCGGTGCAGGCGCGGCTCCGCCCGGGACAAACCCTCCGGCTGCACCAGTGTCCCCGCGTCCCCAAGGACAGCGGCGTCAGCGATGCATGCCCCATCCCTGGtagcgttcaaggccaggctggatggggctctgagcaacctgggctagtggagggtgtccctaCCTATGGcggggggttggaatgagatgagctttagggttccttccaactcaaatgTTTCTATGATTCCACAGTCTCAGTTCTGCTTCATGTGCTTTTGCGTGAAATCACAGAAAGAAGACTTGCTGCTTCACAACCCGTTTTTTATTACTGAATTTCACAGTTCATTCAACACATTAAAACAGTCCTTACTGTTGAGTCACCAGATAGCAACAACGAAATGATTGTTAAAACAATAAACTTGCTAACTAGGCTGTCTTTTAGAATGAAATAAGACTCACAGAATCCAAGCATGATTTTACTGATGTAACCATCCTCAAGAGTCACTAAACCACCATAAATTCCCGATCTCCATCACAACAGTAACACATCAGCCATCTGCCAGCGTTAGGATGTCACATTCCGTGGGTGGAATTTACTATTGACTTGTTTCCCATCAGTAGTAGCATGTAACATCacatgctgctttctctgctgtgcttttccagtTATACAATCTCCCCTTTCTCTAAAAGAGACGAATCTGGAAGTCTGTGGTTATAACAGGGGGCATGCAGGGGGTTTGCTACATTCTGGAAGAAACAGCAAATCTTGTGGCTATTAGCTATTGCTTGTACTTCAATAGTAACCAGAGATTCAAGCTAG
This window of the Corvus cornix cornix isolate S_Up_H32 chromosome 4, ASM73873v5, whole genome shotgun sequence genome carries:
- the TACC3 gene encoding transforming acidic coiled-coil-containing protein 3 isoform X1 gives rise to the protein MSLQILNAENGENGGSIKDDLTAEDAGFFFALPEPTGRPSILRVSQKENLPPKSVGKAMKVTFQTPQRDPHTRKILSPAMTDKLQTAFALDGCREDVADDVLYVPSDADTCQQKTEAETNRIQMPEKVSVAPYPDDEMPVKSRGSYNIDFDNLNDINPFQSSVQLPHSPGNLQKSSVKVSSSPEKTIEESNDSLLRDDAAPSASTTASTECLSEEKTLISEKESALSELESNKSKLSPEQAIGDSEQGVKSASADASQTDNSVALAEAPTPPVQSPGNLGPGSSDVTNSFKTGESKLQKVSVAEKASAEESKPDEELGVSKGKAAEKPDVTKAGPVKLEFDFDNTTARKPPPKKLGKRTGIKPPSKKIPITKTKPENTEVQNKSNVEDEIPLPKASYKFDWDKLDDPNFNPFGGGSKISTSPECSKPSSQKAHLPEEQDSASLRGQPLLVEQDNGPSTCETLEKEPKNLGIVEQSVVEDMLEAQEEKPGVQAEAELPGKGEVEKQASPSKMFPVNVAPSQDNLFSTDSGKKSMSAEEIKPSSPRTEVTADETANAEPEELFRPSSEVLGMGIDYLEQFGTSSFKESALRKQSLYLKFDPLLRDSPRKPICGTVESSESIMTAAPQPGPVADLSKLLEEAGKPLVSLQSEEKPKGLDLLGTFTTSDTGPLIPGSLSSDVPPVPFAASTDAAVDAIIDVLKYSQKDMDTAVELVKREVQEKELEWSKKYNKLHMEYKEMGKIVAEFERTITQVMEDAQKQKEASRKEIQRLMEENQQATSDLNSMEKSFSELFKRLEKQKDALEGYHRNEEVLKKCAEDYLARIKKEEQRYQALKAHAEEKLQQANEEIAQVRSKAKSETAALQATLRKEQMRIQSLERSLEQKTKENDELTKICDDLISKMEKN